A portion of the Stigmatella aurantiaca DW4/3-1 genome contains these proteins:
- a CDS encoding type IV pilin biogenesis protein — protein MENRSVCWGGQSTAVLLVSDGEPTSDNLGANVVTPLRTRNGGPVHCPPSAPCLGSSNDALYMLDDVAKLLHTNDLQASVPPVVGDFDTSGMQSVNVYTVGLGIDSNLLRNAANEGGGLSYRVNDVAGLKQAIQEVISLGMSP, from the coding sequence ATGGAAAACCGGTCGGTGTGCTGGGGAGGCCAGTCCACGGCGGTCCTCCTCGTTTCCGATGGTGAGCCCACCAGCGACAATCTCGGGGCGAACGTCGTGACCCCGCTCCGCACGCGCAATGGGGGCCCTGTCCACTGTCCGCCCTCCGCGCCGTGCCTCGGCAGTTCGAATGATGCCCTGTACATGCTCGATGACGTGGCGAAGTTGCTCCACACGAATGATTTGCAGGCCAGCGTGCCGCCCGTCGTGGGGGACTTTGACACCTCGGGGATGCAGAGCGTGAACGTGTACACCGTGGGGCTGGGGATCGACAGCAACCTGCTCAGGAATGCCGCGAATGAGGGAGGGGGCCTCTCCTACCGCGTGAACGACGTGGCGGGCCTCAAGCAAGCGATTCAGGAGGTCATCTCGTTGGGGATGAGCCCCTAG
- a CDS encoding LytR/AlgR family response regulator transcription factor: MTAGDVSAPIRVLVVDDERIARQSLLSLLAADPEVRVVGECASGPQAVEALRQHPVDVLFLDVEMAGMDGFQVLRQAGPELSAAIIFVTAYDTHALKAFEVHALDYLLKPFDDERFARVLARAKEHVRNGRIQTLARQLAGLLGAAPPPPAAAPVTPPPEPPRYLERLVLKDVGRVAFVNVEEVDWLEAEDYYIQVHTAGQTHLIRQSLRELETQLDPRRFVRIHRSTIVNVERVKELRPLFHGEYHVILRDGNQLKLSRSYRARLDALLGRK; this comes from the coding sequence GTGACGGCGGGGGACGTCTCCGCCCCCATCCGCGTCCTGGTGGTGGATGACGAGCGCATCGCTCGGCAGAGCCTCCTGTCGCTGCTGGCCGCGGATCCCGAGGTGCGCGTGGTGGGCGAGTGCGCCAGCGGCCCCCAGGCGGTGGAGGCCCTGCGCCAGCACCCGGTGGACGTGCTCTTCCTGGATGTGGAGATGGCGGGGATGGACGGCTTCCAGGTGCTGCGGCAGGCGGGCCCCGAGCTCTCCGCCGCCATCATCTTCGTCACCGCGTACGACACCCATGCCCTCAAGGCCTTCGAGGTGCACGCGCTCGACTACCTCCTCAAGCCCTTCGATGACGAGCGCTTCGCGCGCGTGCTCGCCCGCGCCAAGGAGCACGTGCGCAACGGCCGCATCCAGACCCTGGCCCGGCAGCTCGCCGGGCTCCTGGGCGCCGCCCCCCCGCCTCCCGCCGCCGCCCCGGTGACACCCCCGCCCGAGCCCCCGCGCTACCTCGAGCGCCTGGTGCTCAAGGACGTGGGCCGGGTGGCCTTCGTCAACGTGGAGGAGGTGGATTGGCTGGAGGCCGAGGACTACTACATCCAGGTGCACACGGCCGGGCAGACGCACCTCATCCGCCAGTCCCTGCGGGAGCTGGAGACGCAGCTGGATCCCCGCCGCTTCGTGCGCATCCACCGCTCCACCATCGTCAACGTGGAGCGCGTGAAAGAGCTGCGTCCGCTCTTCCACGGCGAGTACCACGTCATCCTCCGCGACGGAAACCAGCTCAAGCTCAGCCGCAGCTACCGCGCGCGGCTGGATGCGCTGCTCGGCCGGAAGTGA
- a CDS encoding pilus assembly protein PilY, whose product MKRFYLSLLWLGAAGAASAQLGSSSTSPACCQLTTSLIQDVLNPEPPSDERFLSARIPVAPPPNIHFIVDTSGSMLELPQIINSQYKPFYEATVNGCENPALQAFSDSHGWDPTFQYPVPDTGTGLGADTGFPNLFQDNKYYMMGGWEALNAPPPLGDTKEMACSRVPNWNTTNAAQYARCLTCLNTRGYFRVYDSSTSDNRVNPNFILWGRFLNFNPPKYVTVRAALKQVLKNLKGARAGISTFTQTSSANTLKMQPGCQGILANADAFDSSRTGFIATINSLTFNTATPLARALLNTGYYFTSDQTVYKDVFGFGATNPTVGYAYPTDFKNEPLSSENRSVCWGDQASAVIILTDGEPNTDTLGSAVVQKIRSRNGGPVSCPPSAPCADTPNDANAMLDDVAKLLFTNDLQYSTPPIVGALNTSGQQSLRVYTVGFAIDSNLLKNAAAVGGGRSYTAHDAAGLRQALQDALLRETVKMRTTALAGPSVESLLVNGQGAAVVPRAQAPLDETAPWRGFLYRFQLTSERALGCDPANPWFGDLNSDGDCDDTHLLDVDGDPVVETSIGGFVKQNAPENQARPFWEAGLVLSQADPMRQQWKYRKIFTAIDSNQDGKLDRWDWPQAFDEGNAGQLMDALGISQNPGGCEDLRVRLNLASLTPLDCAKLVIRWYRGADVLNPDPALREYDRPFLLHGIVHSTPITVEPPLPKSLCGTSPQCTPALYSGATPLQGGYDVPGNANADAYEKYVAEAGGRDKVLLVGSNGGMLHAFHAGQRLFTDAASGLGQYDAGTGRELWAFVPPDVLPKLRPNVGKHASLLDGTAMVRQVWMDGGGWAEQDGVKQPEEFRTVVVMGTGRGGVHHFALDVTELLTANASPTSLLSTFLWMWPQPCDALSLQVGQSVSHFSPQTPPIGPVALSPEADNALRSLAGGWGSNPPSPWLIDGEPARERWVVALNGGDDPYQVRGRGMAMVDLTSGHTVWSFFLGDGQGRSEKLLYPVTAGIALADVGSSYGTAHEPDQLFDTATVGDYGGQLWTVRFWRPGTWDAARQRVNNWHAARSFRVENLAGRTGHPEALRGPFASMATQVVQPGTGFLRTFVGTGDRQNLSEAASVCRPGNPRACAEQGCRVENTLAVDRGSLLASVASANYQSHAYWYGGQSTDASGLACANSQVRLFTAHAAENGCPSARYEMLDYKCDGNPGTWNCRVQTDTRMPFRYVRSQPLYPERFYGVWSYGGHPSRTFNTEAEAAVFDSQMMTDGNLVDVGQFDASGQVSPGEVEAPALAAGWSLQYGTAFQRTSTSATAVGGCMLWNSLEARETSAPGGSREGPHLARLYQADAITGKATCAAGFSQGASGTRARFLGFATPVSLPEPVPQHVWIGGQVHTSVLLSTPNRTLGGNGQPPLVSFPVSP is encoded by the coding sequence ATGAAACGGTTTTACCTGAGCCTGTTGTGGTTGGGCGCCGCGGGGGCGGCGTCCGCGCAGCTTGGCTCCTCCAGCACGAGTCCCGCTTGTTGCCAGCTCACCACGTCGCTCATTCAGGACGTGCTGAACCCAGAGCCGCCGAGCGATGAGCGGTTTCTCAGTGCCCGCATCCCCGTGGCGCCGCCACCCAACATCCACTTCATCGTCGATACCTCGGGCTCCATGTTGGAGCTGCCGCAGATCATCAACTCGCAGTACAAACCCTTCTACGAAGCCACCGTGAACGGCTGCGAGAACCCTGCCCTCCAGGCGTTCTCGGACAGCCACGGCTGGGATCCCACTTTCCAGTACCCCGTGCCGGACACTGGCACGGGCCTCGGCGCGGACACGGGCTTTCCGAACCTCTTCCAGGACAACAAGTACTACATGATGGGAGGCTGGGAGGCCCTGAATGCCCCCCCGCCCTTGGGGGACACGAAGGAAATGGCCTGCTCCCGGGTTCCCAACTGGAACACCACGAACGCGGCCCAATACGCCCGGTGCCTGACGTGCCTGAACACCCGGGGGTATTTCAGGGTGTATGATTCCTCGACTTCCGATAATCGTGTGAACCCAAACTTCATCCTTTGGGGCCGCTTTCTCAACTTCAACCCGCCCAAGTATGTGACGGTCAGGGCGGCGCTCAAGCAGGTGCTCAAGAACCTGAAGGGGGCTCGAGCGGGCATCAGCACCTTCACCCAGACATCCTCGGCGAACACGCTGAAGATGCAGCCTGGCTGCCAGGGGATCCTCGCCAATGCCGATGCTTTCGACTCCTCCCGCACCGGCTTCATCGCGACGATCAACTCGCTCACCTTCAATACCGCCACGCCCTTGGCGCGCGCCCTGCTCAATACGGGCTACTATTTCACCTCGGACCAGACCGTCTACAAGGACGTGTTTGGCTTCGGCGCCACGAATCCAACCGTGGGCTATGCCTATCCCACCGATTTCAAGAACGAGCCCTTGAGCTCGGAGAACCGCTCGGTGTGCTGGGGAGATCAAGCCTCGGCCGTCATCATCCTCACCGATGGTGAGCCGAACACCGACACCCTGGGGTCGGCCGTCGTCCAGAAGATCCGCTCGCGCAACGGGGGCCCTGTCTCCTGCCCGCCCTCCGCGCCCTGTGCCGACACGCCGAATGACGCCAACGCCATGCTCGACGACGTGGCGAAGCTGCTGTTCACCAACGATCTGCAATACAGCACTCCGCCCATCGTGGGGGCCTTGAATACCTCGGGCCAACAGAGCCTACGGGTGTACACCGTGGGATTCGCGATCGACAGCAACCTGCTCAAGAACGCCGCGGCCGTGGGCGGGGGGCGCTCCTACACCGCCCATGACGCGGCCGGTCTCCGGCAGGCCCTTCAGGACGCGCTTCTGCGGGAGACGGTCAAGATGCGCACCACGGCCCTGGCCGGGCCGTCCGTGGAGAGCCTGCTGGTGAATGGGCAGGGAGCGGCCGTGGTGCCACGCGCCCAGGCCCCGCTCGATGAGACGGCCCCCTGGCGCGGGTTTCTCTACCGGTTCCAGCTCACCTCGGAGCGGGCGCTGGGGTGTGATCCGGCGAACCCTTGGTTCGGGGACCTCAACAGCGATGGAGACTGCGACGACACCCACCTGCTGGACGTGGACGGAGATCCGGTCGTGGAGACCTCCATCGGAGGGTTCGTGAAACAGAACGCCCCGGAGAATCAGGCACGGCCGTTCTGGGAGGCGGGCCTGGTGCTCTCGCAGGCCGACCCGATGAGGCAGCAATGGAAGTACAGGAAGATCTTCACCGCCATCGACTCCAACCAGGATGGCAAGCTCGACCGGTGGGACTGGCCGCAGGCGTTCGACGAGGGGAACGCCGGGCAGCTCATGGACGCGCTGGGCATCAGCCAGAATCCCGGCGGGTGCGAGGATTTGCGTGTCCGGTTGAACCTCGCCAGCTTGACGCCGCTGGACTGCGCCAAGCTGGTCATCCGCTGGTACCGGGGCGCGGACGTTCTCAATCCAGATCCGGCCCTGCGTGAGTACGACCGGCCCTTCCTGCTGCACGGCATCGTCCACTCCACGCCCATCACCGTGGAGCCTCCGCTGCCCAAGTCCCTGTGCGGCACCTCGCCTCAGTGCACGCCTGCGCTCTACTCGGGGGCCACGCCCTTGCAGGGAGGGTATGACGTGCCGGGCAACGCCAACGCGGATGCTTACGAGAAGTACGTGGCCGAGGCCGGGGGGCGGGACAAGGTTCTCCTGGTGGGTTCCAACGGGGGCATGCTGCACGCTTTCCACGCGGGGCAGCGGTTGTTCACGGACGCGGCTTCGGGACTGGGCCAGTACGACGCGGGAACGGGCCGGGAGCTGTGGGCGTTCGTGCCGCCGGACGTGTTGCCGAAGCTGCGCCCCAACGTGGGCAAGCATGCCTCCCTTCTGGATGGCACCGCCATGGTGCGCCAGGTGTGGATGGATGGGGGCGGCTGGGCGGAGCAGGATGGGGTGAAGCAGCCGGAGGAGTTCCGGACGGTGGTGGTGATGGGGACGGGCCGGGGCGGGGTGCACCACTTCGCGCTGGACGTGACGGAACTGCTGACCGCGAATGCTTCTCCGACCTCTTTGTTGAGCACGTTCCTGTGGATGTGGCCGCAGCCGTGCGATGCGTTGTCGCTGCAAGTGGGCCAGAGCGTCAGCCACTTCTCGCCGCAGACGCCCCCCATCGGCCCGGTGGCATTGTCGCCCGAGGCGGACAATGCCCTGCGAAGTCTGGCGGGCGGCTGGGGATCCAATCCGCCGTCTCCGTGGCTGATTGACGGCGAGCCAGCCCGGGAGCGGTGGGTGGTGGCGCTCAACGGCGGGGATGATCCCTACCAGGTGCGCGGCCGGGGCATGGCGATGGTGGATCTGACCAGCGGCCACACGGTGTGGAGCTTCTTCCTGGGGGATGGCCAGGGCCGCTCCGAGAAGCTGCTCTACCCGGTGACGGCGGGCATTGCGCTGGCGGACGTGGGCAGCTCGTATGGAACGGCCCACGAGCCGGATCAGCTCTTCGACACGGCGACGGTGGGGGACTACGGAGGCCAACTGTGGACGGTGCGCTTCTGGAGGCCGGGGACGTGGGATGCGGCGAGGCAGCGGGTGAACAACTGGCACGCGGCGCGCTCGTTCCGAGTGGAGAACCTGGCGGGCCGGACGGGGCATCCCGAGGCCCTGCGGGGGCCGTTCGCCTCCATGGCCACCCAGGTGGTGCAACCCGGGACGGGGTTCCTGAGGACGTTCGTGGGGACGGGAGACCGGCAGAATCTGTCCGAGGCGGCCTCGGTGTGCAGGCCCGGCAACCCGCGGGCGTGTGCGGAGCAGGGGTGCCGGGTGGAGAACACGCTGGCGGTGGACCGGGGCAGCCTCCTCGCGTCGGTGGCCTCGGCCAATTACCAGTCTCACGCGTACTGGTACGGGGGACAGTCCACGGACGCTTCGGGGTTGGCGTGCGCGAACTCCCAGGTGCGGCTCTTCACGGCGCACGCCGCTGAGAACGGATGCCCGAGCGCGCGCTACGAGATGCTCGATTACAAGTGTGACGGGAACCCGGGCACCTGGAACTGCCGTGTTCAAACAGACACCCGGATGCCCTTCCGGTATGTCCGGAGCCAGCCGCTGTACCCCGAGCGTTTCTATGGCGTGTGGAGTTATGGGGGCCACCCGTCCCGCACGTTCAACACCGAGGCGGAGGCGGCGGTCTTTGACAGCCAGATGATGACGGATGGGAACTTGGTGGACGTGGGACAGTTCGACGCTTCGGGCCAGGTCTCCCCAGGAGAGGTGGAAGCGCCGGCCCTGGCCGCGGGCTGGTCTCTGCAGTACGGCACGGCCTTCCAGCGGACGAGCACCAGCGCCACGGCCGTGGGCGGGTGCATGCTCTGGAACTCCCTGGAGGCCCGGGAGACGTCCGCCCCGGGGGGCTCGCGGGAGGGCCCGCACCTGGCCCGGCTCTACCAGGCAGACGCAATCACCGGGAAGGCCACCTGCGCGGCGGGCTTCTCCCAGGGGGCCTCAGGGACGCGGGCCCGCTTCCTGGGGTTCGCGACGCCGGTGAGCCTCCCGGAGCCCGTGCCCCAGCACGTGTGGATCGGCGGCCAGGTCCACACCTCGGTGCTTCTGAGCACGCCGAACAGGACCCTGGGGGGCAATGGGCAACCGCCGCTCGTCTCCTTCCCGGTCAGCCCGTAG
- a CDS encoding sigma 54-interacting transcriptional regulator, producing the protein MQDKPFTDVSTAATPRHVREESSRPVFVLTIVSHPTPPRAGERLVLGTLASGHAVAMSRVGPDFVLPGATLGMPLADTFISRKPLLFDSTGPDRVRLRVEEGGTQVLVGDQPLVGAREFGPQELREGVPLVLAGRVVLLLHQSLPFAPSAAGDLGMVGHGQSTRRVREDVLRVADLKVPVLIRGETGSGKELVARAIHQRSTRRQGPFVSVNLGAIPKELAAAELFGAKKGAYTGSTQEREGFFRAAHGGTLFLDEVGEAPAEIQGLLLRALETGEVYPVGGTAPVTVDTRLITATDADLEARIVQGTFKAPLLHRLAGYDIQVPPLRERREDIGVLFHHFAREELQSLGETHGLESLAAQGAPWLPAALAVRLVRFSWPGNIRQLRNLTRQIIIGSRGQGALQATPRIEQELAASGPPPAGRAPEPAPAPAPPAAEEPEATRRKPSEVSDAELLEALRTSAWDLKAAAQRLGITRPSLYVLIDRSPSLRTAGDLSAEEIARCFRECKGDLDAMARRLEVSKRGLQRRVRELGLGPS; encoded by the coding sequence ATGCAGGACAAGCCCTTCACCGACGTTTCCACGGCGGCCACCCCCCGGCACGTGAGGGAGGAGTCCTCACGCCCCGTCTTCGTCCTCACCATCGTCTCCCACCCCACCCCCCCGCGCGCCGGGGAGCGGCTGGTGCTGGGCACGCTCGCCTCCGGCCATGCCGTGGCCATGTCCCGCGTGGGCCCGGACTTCGTCCTGCCCGGCGCCACCCTCGGCATGCCCCTGGCCGACACCTTCATCAGCCGCAAGCCGCTGCTGTTCGACTCGACGGGCCCGGACCGGGTGCGGCTGCGCGTGGAGGAGGGCGGCACGCAGGTGCTCGTGGGGGATCAGCCGCTGGTGGGCGCCCGCGAGTTCGGCCCCCAGGAGCTGCGCGAGGGCGTGCCGCTGGTGCTCGCCGGCCGGGTCGTGCTGCTGCTCCACCAGAGCCTCCCCTTCGCGCCCTCCGCCGCTGGGGATCTCGGCATGGTGGGCCACGGCCAGAGCACCCGCCGCGTGCGCGAGGATGTCCTCCGCGTGGCGGATCTCAAGGTGCCCGTGCTCATCCGCGGGGAGACGGGCTCCGGCAAGGAGCTGGTCGCCCGGGCCATCCACCAGCGAAGCACCCGCCGCCAGGGCCCCTTCGTCAGCGTGAACCTGGGCGCCATCCCCAAGGAGCTCGCCGCCGCCGAACTCTTCGGCGCGAAGAAGGGCGCCTACACGGGCTCGACCCAGGAGCGCGAGGGCTTCTTCCGCGCCGCCCACGGGGGCACGCTCTTCCTGGACGAGGTGGGCGAGGCCCCCGCCGAGATCCAGGGGCTGCTGCTGCGCGCCCTGGAGACGGGCGAAGTCTACCCGGTGGGCGGCACCGCGCCGGTGACCGTCGACACCCGCCTCATCACCGCCACGGACGCGGACCTGGAGGCGCGCATCGTCCAGGGCACCTTCAAGGCCCCGCTGCTGCACCGGCTGGCGGGCTATGACATCCAGGTGCCGCCCCTGCGCGAGCGCCGCGAGGACATCGGCGTGCTCTTCCACCACTTCGCCCGCGAGGAGCTCCAGTCGCTGGGCGAGACCCACGGGCTGGAGTCCCTCGCCGCCCAGGGCGCCCCCTGGCTGCCGGCCGCCCTCGCCGTCCGCCTCGTGCGCTTCTCCTGGCCCGGCAACATCCGCCAGCTGCGCAACCTGACGCGGCAGATCATCATCGGCAGCCGGGGTCAGGGCGCCTTGCAGGCCACCCCCCGCATCGAGCAGGAGCTGGCCGCCTCCGGGCCCCCCCCCGCTGGACGCGCCCCGGAACCCGCGCCGGCCCCGGCGCCTCCGGCCGCCGAGGAGCCCGAGGCCACCCGCCGCAAGCCCTCCGAGGTGAGCGACGCGGAGCTGTTGGAGGCGCTGCGCACCAGCGCGTGGGATCTCAAGGCCGCGGCCCAGCGGCTGGGCATCACGCGCCCCTCGCTCTACGTGTTGATCGACAGGAGCCCCAGCCTCCGGACTGCGGGAGATTTGAGCGCCGAGGAGATCGCCCGCTGTTTCCGGGAGTGCAAGGGCGACTTGGACGCCATGGCGCGGCGCCTCGAGGTCTCCAAGCGCGGGCTCCAGCGCCGGGTCCGGGAGCTGGGGCTGGGCCCGTCCTGA
- a CDS encoding glycosyltransferase, with protein sequence MRVLFTTTPATGHFHPLVPTAQALQQAGHEVAFAAAESFRAQVEASGFLVFPAGVGFESLDFDLERAVPPPRLDVPEQLETVLDFFVDRLARPMAQDLGKVCQRWRPDLIISESIEFAGPMVAERRGIPYATIQVGGMGSLGEASQALFARRLDVLRAEQGLPPDPELKALFRYLHLSFMPAEYFGGPLPATTQYLKPEVFDQSGFERLPEWMASLGSRPVVYATLGTVFNKLIRHLSTITEALREEPVDLIVTVGRDMDPARLGPQPSNVHVERYIPQSLLLPRCELAILHGGYNSVMSALYVGLPVLIVPLAADQPMNAQSCERLGVGRRINPDTLTPELLRQQVREMMRDGSYRERARRFQAESQTLPGMAEGVAMLEKLSRERQPLVRA encoded by the coding sequence ATGCGTGTTCTTTTCACCACCACACCTGCGACCGGTCACTTTCACCCACTGGTACCGACAGCCCAGGCGCTCCAGCAGGCTGGGCATGAGGTGGCCTTCGCCGCCGCCGAGTCGTTCCGGGCCCAGGTGGAGGCCAGCGGCTTTCTCGTCTTCCCGGCGGGGGTGGGTTTCGAGTCGCTGGACTTCGACCTCGAGCGCGCGGTGCCGCCGCCGAGGCTCGATGTCCCGGAGCAACTGGAGACGGTGCTCGACTTCTTCGTGGACCGGCTGGCGCGCCCGATGGCGCAAGACCTGGGCAAGGTGTGCCAGCGCTGGCGGCCGGACCTGATCATCAGCGAGTCAATCGAGTTCGCGGGCCCCATGGTGGCCGAGCGGCGGGGCATTCCCTACGCCACCATCCAGGTGGGGGGCATGGGCAGCCTCGGGGAGGCGAGCCAGGCCCTCTTCGCCCGGCGGCTGGATGTCCTGCGGGCGGAGCAGGGCCTGCCGCCGGACCCGGAGCTGAAGGCCCTCTTCCGGTACCTGCACCTGTCCTTCATGCCGGCGGAGTATTTCGGCGGGCCGCTTCCCGCCACGACGCAATATTTGAAGCCGGAAGTGTTTGACCAATCGGGGTTCGAGCGGCTGCCGGAGTGGATGGCCTCGCTGGGCAGCCGCCCGGTGGTCTACGCGACGCTGGGCACGGTGTTCAACAAGCTCATCCGGCACCTGAGCACCATCACCGAGGCGCTCCGGGAGGAGCCGGTGGACCTCATCGTCACGGTGGGCCGGGACATGGATCCGGCGCGGTTGGGGCCGCAGCCTTCGAATGTGCACGTGGAGCGTTACATTCCACAGTCATTGCTGTTGCCCCGGTGCGAGTTGGCCATTCTGCACGGGGGATACAACAGTGTGATGAGCGCGCTGTACGTGGGATTGCCGGTGCTCATCGTGCCGCTGGCGGCGGATCAACCCATGAATGCACAGTCCTGCGAGCGGCTGGGGGTGGGACGGCGGATTAACCCAGACACGCTCACCCCCGAGCTTCTCCGCCAGCAGGTGCGCGAGATGATGCGGGATGGCTCGTACCGCGAGCGGGCCCGGCGCTTCCAGGCCGAATCCCAGACGCTGCCCGGCATGGCGGAAGGGGTGGCCATGCTGGAAAAATTGTCACGGGAGCGTCAACCCCTGGTCCGGGCGTAA
- a CDS encoding sensor histidine kinase: MGALILAGWTLAGAMGLSYAWTSSQLSGRAPVTLRAVTSSLESVWLWALMTPLIFACCERFPVVRPRWARNLGCHLVLYVFLWAVDMGLAWLLRPWIGHPGRPFLLTLAEGALLSIYSYAGMAAIGHALRFYRLYMERRVRASELETQLVRAQLLALQMQLRPHFLFNALNAITGLIRTGDSKGAVQMTVGLADLLRAVLRGDDTQEVPLHQELDFVARYLRIEQLRFQERLHTQIRVDPSASDALVPHLLLQPLVENAVRHGARAEAQNRVDIHITRESDMLWLRVRDTGLGPNPPGGASPEPASEPGVPREGGIGLSNTRARLRHLYGDGHRLELLHAEGGGAVAQVAIPYRRAARAVQ, translated from the coding sequence GTGGGGGCACTCATCCTGGCGGGGTGGACCCTCGCCGGTGCGATGGGCCTGTCATACGCGTGGACCTCCTCCCAGCTCTCTGGCCGGGCGCCGGTGACGCTCCGGGCGGTGACCAGCTCGCTGGAGAGCGTCTGGCTTTGGGCGCTGATGACGCCGCTCATCTTCGCCTGCTGCGAGCGCTTCCCGGTGGTCCGCCCCCGGTGGGCCCGCAACCTGGGCTGCCACCTGGTGCTGTATGTTTTCCTGTGGGCGGTGGACATGGGGCTCGCCTGGCTCCTCCGGCCCTGGATCGGCCACCCCGGCAGGCCCTTCCTGCTGACCCTGGCGGAGGGCGCCCTGCTGAGCATCTACAGCTACGCCGGCATGGCGGCCATCGGCCACGCCCTGCGCTTCTACCGCCTCTACATGGAGCGCCGGGTGCGCGCCTCGGAGTTGGAGACCCAGCTCGTGCGCGCGCAATTGCTCGCGCTCCAGATGCAACTGCGCCCCCACTTCCTCTTCAATGCCCTCAACGCCATCACCGGCCTCATCCGCACCGGGGACTCGAAGGGCGCCGTGCAGATGACGGTGGGGCTGGCGGATCTGCTGCGCGCGGTGCTGCGCGGGGATGACACCCAGGAAGTCCCCCTCCACCAAGAGCTGGACTTCGTGGCGCGCTACCTGCGCATCGAGCAGCTCCGCTTCCAGGAGCGGCTGCACACCCAGATTCGCGTGGACCCCTCGGCCAGCGATGCCCTGGTTCCCCACCTGCTCCTGCAACCCCTGGTGGAGAACGCCGTGCGCCACGGGGCGCGGGCCGAGGCGCAGAACCGGGTGGACATCCACATCACCCGGGAGTCGGACATGCTCTGGCTGCGCGTGCGGGACACGGGCCTGGGCCCGAACCCTCCCGGCGGCGCCTCTCCAGAGCCCGCTTCGGAGCCCGGCGTGCCCCGCGAGGGGGGCATCGGGCTGAGCAACACCCGCGCCCGGCTGCGCCACCTCTATGGGGATGGGCACCGGCTGGAGCTGCTGCACGCCGAGGGCGGGGGCGCCGTGGCCCAGGTCGCCATTCCCTACCGCCGCGCGGCGAGGGCGGTGCAGTGA